One genomic segment of Streptococcus salivarius includes these proteins:
- a CDS encoding YbgA family protein, with protein sequence MTTTNPRRQCEQLWAANKYLVLSHSNKIYLEIRNYLKNEEVSLDQVQAYIDQALNLPENPGQVVNAFQHIWGYFKKKATASEKEKFMAQLDSYAVGQIPQHCLVESVKELLITYPNRYLEESTLINGGSK encoded by the coding sequence ATGACAACTACTAATCCACGTCGCCAGTGCGAGCAACTATGGGCAGCCAATAAGTATCTGGTGCTCAGCCATTCAAACAAGATTTACTTGGAAATCCGTAACTATCTCAAGAATGAAGAGGTTAGTTTGGATCAGGTTCAAGCCTACATTGATCAAGCACTTAACCTTCCTGAAAATCCCGGTCAGGTCGTCAATGCCTTCCAACATATCTGGGGATATTTTAAGAAGAAAGCAACCGCCAGCGAAAAGGAAAAGTTTATGGCCCAACTGGATAGCTATGCAGTAGGCCAAATTCCTCAGCATTGTTTGGTGGAATCCGTCAAAGAGCTCCTAATCACATATCCTAATCGTTATCTGGAGGAGTCAACCTTAATTAATGGGGGTTCAAAATGA
- a CDS encoding ABC transporter substrate-binding protein, with amino-acid sequence MNKKTFRIALIAAAVLTLTACSSTYKNSTSSSSTAKETVKKTKSETQYPLTVKTYDDKGTELDQVFKKAPEKVITNNLSSTEILIELGLKDKIVGMLNPDNEVTDKYKDDIASIPHIGDKKTISQEAILAYGPDALIGRNMMFSDKSMGTISTWNSNDIPVYTQKASVSTTKQDLNNIIEDVKNIGDIFNVQDKADKYAGQLQKRIDAVKKKNKSSDKDLKKALIMCAYNDETFGTYKSALQESMLNQLGYTNVATGTSDLTLENLVSMEPELIIYVTSDRNKAMDKEATDKMEKNAVLENVPAVKNKKIMTISYDELMDYGPSVIDSLEKVNDFVNK; translated from the coding sequence ATGAACAAGAAAACATTTCGTATCGCATTAATCGCTGCAGCAGTCCTCACATTGACAGCATGCAGTTCTACATATAAAAACAGCACATCATCGTCATCAACAGCAAAAGAAACGGTGAAAAAGACCAAGTCAGAAACCCAGTATCCTTTGACTGTCAAAACTTATGACGATAAAGGAACTGAGCTAGATCAAGTCTTCAAAAAGGCACCAGAAAAGGTTATCACCAACAACCTTTCATCAACTGAAATCTTGATTGAGCTTGGTTTGAAAGACAAAATTGTCGGTATGCTTAACCCTGACAATGAAGTAACCGATAAATATAAGGATGACATTGCTTCAATCCCACATATCGGTGATAAGAAAACAATTTCTCAAGAAGCCATCTTGGCTTACGGACCAGATGCTCTTATTGGTCGTAACATGATGTTCTCAGACAAGTCAATGGGAACCATCAGTACATGGAACAGCAACGACATTCCTGTCTATACGCAAAAAGCTTCTGTTTCAACAACTAAACAAGATTTGAATAATATCATCGAAGATGTTAAAAATATTGGTGACATTTTCAACGTTCAAGACAAGGCAGACAAGTATGCGGGACAACTTCAAAAGCGTATCGACGCTGTTAAAAAGAAAAACAAGTCTTCTGACAAAGACTTGAAGAAGGCTCTTATCATGTGTGCTTACAACGATGAGACCTTTGGAACTTACAAATCTGCCCTTCAAGAAAGTATGCTCAATCAGCTTGGTTATACCAATGTTGCGACAGGAACATCAGATTTGACTCTGGAAAATCTCGTGTCAATGGAACCAGAATTGATTATCTATGTAACCAGTGACCGTAATAAGGCCATGGACAAGGAAGCAACAGACAAGATGGAAAAGAACGCTGTTCTTGAAAATGTTCCAGCCGTTAAAAACAAGAAAATCATGACTATTTCTTATGATGAGCTTATGGATTACGGTCCATCTGTGATTGATTCTCTTGAAAAGGTTAATGACTTTGTTAATAAATAA
- a CDS encoding TetR/AcrR family transcriptional regulator — MNQYQKTTEKKKQAIIQAALQLFKEKGFKETSIKSIAEVAEVSPVSIYNYFGGKDNLVALCVNDLFEEVTQQAEDILNSNLDFKTKLNQAFSLCQEKMSRQISDYFQDKMVKEPTFSTLLAKAITAKKRDIYRAYIELGKEEGAIAEDLSTELILNVMDALNSMGNQLDNSDNLETEVEQIHQIFLYGIFGKN, encoded by the coding sequence ATGAATCAATATCAAAAGACGACTGAGAAAAAGAAGCAAGCGATTATTCAAGCAGCCTTACAATTATTTAAAGAAAAAGGTTTTAAGGAAACGAGTATAAAATCTATTGCAGAGGTAGCAGAAGTATCACCAGTTTCTATCTACAATTATTTCGGGGGCAAAGATAATTTGGTAGCTCTCTGTGTTAATGACTTGTTTGAAGAAGTCACACAGCAAGCTGAGGACATTTTAAATAGTAATCTAGATTTTAAAACAAAATTAAACCAGGCTTTTTCCCTATGTCAGGAGAAAATGAGTCGGCAAATCTCGGACTATTTTCAAGATAAAATGGTGAAAGAACCTACTTTTTCAACTCTCTTAGCGAAAGCGATCACTGCAAAAAAACGTGATATCTATCGTGCTTATATTGAGCTAGGAAAAGAAGAGGGGGCTATTGCTGAAGACCTATCGACAGAGCTTATCTTAAATGTCATGGATGCTCTTAATAGTATGGGAAATCAGTTAGACAACAGTGACAATTTAGAGACAGAGGTTGAGCAAATTCATCAGATTTTTTTGTATGGTATTTTTGGAAAAAATTGA
- a CDS encoding class I SAM-dependent methyltransferase, whose protein sequence is MLIQYLIKQSRKPSGLVGRLITNIWSSYFKELSLWAIKQTTIPNNSRILEIGYGGGSTIKNLLELDKNLDIHGIDISEESYHTARRIHSDAIENRSVKLRIGNVANLPYQNNDFDLVFAIQTHIFWEDLKQSFQEIYRVMSNPSTLIIASEKEKIKYHMTDYGTSHELKQLLASIGFSKIEEKQNYKWVVYVVTKSD, encoded by the coding sequence ATGCTCATTCAATATCTTATAAAGCAATCTAGAAAACCGAGTGGTCTTGTCGGTCGATTGATTACCAACATCTGGTCGTCCTATTTCAAGGAACTCAGCCTTTGGGCAATCAAACAAACCACTATCCCCAACAATAGTCGGATTTTAGAAATCGGCTATGGCGGTGGCAGCACTATTAAGAACCTTCTTGAGTTAGATAAAAATCTTGACATTCATGGTATTGATATTTCCGAAGAGTCTTATCATACTGCTAGACGAATTCATTCAGATGCTATAGAAAACAGAAGTGTTAAGCTGAGGATTGGCAATGTAGCAAACCTTCCCTACCAAAATAATGATTTTGATTTGGTATTTGCCATCCAGACACATATTTTCTGGGAGGATTTAAAACAGAGTTTTCAGGAAATCTATAGAGTCATGTCCAATCCTTCCACTTTGATTATTGCTTCCGAGAAAGAAAAAATAAAATATCATATGACAGATTATGGAACAAGCCATGAATTGAAACAGTTGTTAGCAAGCATTGGCTTTTCAAAGATTGAAGAAAAGCAAAATTACAAATGGGTTGTGTATGTTGTCACTAAGAGTGATTAG
- a CDS encoding SP_0198 family lipoprotein — protein sequence MTLSKKLTLSLASMAVLGLLAACSNQKAQTPESSASTQQSSSKVSSSQSSEASKQTEGLDGTYKGTDENDRITLTISGNTGTWEEDEADGEKESKPVTVNSDNQSLTIGDDTKYYKLDGNQLTVEDDDHDPNDTVILTK from the coding sequence ATGACATTGTCCAAAAAACTCACACTTTCTCTTGCCTCTATGGCAGTTCTTGGTCTTTTAGCAGCCTGCTCAAACCAGAAAGCTCAAACACCTGAAAGCTCTGCTAGCACCCAACAAAGTTCAAGTAAGGTTTCATCTTCACAAAGTTCTGAAGCCTCTAAACAAACTGAAGGGCTAGATGGCACCTATAAAGGGACTGACGAAAATGATCGCATTACTCTTACCATCTCTGGAAATACTGGAACTTGGGAGGAGGACGAGGCAGATGGCGAAAAGGAAAGCAAGCCTGTAACAGTTAACTCTGACAATCAAAGTCTAACGATCGGTGACGACACCAAATATTATAAACTCGACGGTAATCAACTGACTGTTGAAGATGATGACCATGATCCAAATGATACGGTTATCTTGACGAAATAA
- a CDS encoding CPBP family intramembrane glutamic endopeptidase encodes MTLFISKLMNGIMELLIVSVIPFITWLIWSRKKVGFFDWIGLKKVESQQKRRLLLTILGISLLFLLFSIVVFSWFDSSQTATAAFSGKGIGALPAILAYAILGTALPEEIFFRGFLLKRLQGKLGFLGANLVQSLLFGLIHALMFIQLTGYLKAMAIMAFISLIAYVFGAINEKKAGGSILPSVFIHALANTVVGLLFAFSLV; translated from the coding sequence ATGACCCTATTTATATCTAAACTGATGAACGGTATTATGGAACTGCTCATAGTCTCTGTCATTCCTTTCATCACTTGGTTAATTTGGAGCAGGAAAAAGGTGGGTTTCTTTGACTGGATTGGGTTGAAGAAAGTTGAAAGTCAGCAGAAGAGGCGATTACTACTGACCATTCTGGGGATTAGTCTACTTTTTCTTCTTTTTTCGATTGTGGTCTTTAGTTGGTTCGACTCTAGCCAAACGGCCACAGCAGCTTTTTCTGGAAAGGGAATTGGAGCCCTTCCAGCCATCTTGGCATACGCTATCTTAGGGACTGCCTTGCCAGAAGAAATCTTCTTTAGAGGTTTTCTTTTGAAAAGGCTACAAGGAAAACTAGGATTCCTGGGGGCCAATCTGGTTCAGTCTCTCTTATTTGGCCTCATCCATGCACTTATGTTTATCCAATTAACTGGTTACCTAAAAGCTATGGCTATCATGGCCTTTATCAGTCTCATCGCTTACGTTTTTGGTGCTATCAATGAGAAAAAAGCAGGTGGCTCTATTCTTCCAAGTGTCTTTATCCACGCCTTGGCCAATACGGTTGTAGGGCTTCTCTTTGCCTTCTCCCTCGTTTAG
- a CDS encoding ABC transporter ATP-binding protein → MDVKCQDIHYSIGEKKILNGVSLEVEGGQFQTILGPNGSGKSTLLKTIYRQLKPDSGQIFLDGKSLDQVSLKETAKEMAVVTQFNTLQFDCTVEEIVMLGRTPHLSFLQKESERDHVLVQDALDKVGMSEKKTRYYSSLSGGEKQRVILARALAQEPKLLLLDEPTNHLDIKYQLEMLALVKELGINVLAVLHDIQLACRFSDYIYLMKGGEIVAQGVPRDAVTPQSLQAVYDVQSRITWTDDQQAMIQYL, encoded by the coding sequence ATGGATGTAAAGTGTCAGGATATTCATTATTCGATTGGAGAGAAAAAAATCCTAAACGGTGTCTCTCTTGAGGTTGAAGGTGGGCAATTCCAGACCATACTGGGACCAAATGGGAGTGGAAAATCAACCTTGCTCAAAACGATTTACCGCCAGTTGAAACCAGATAGCGGTCAGATTTTTCTTGATGGAAAATCCCTAGACCAGGTAAGCCTAAAGGAAACTGCAAAAGAAATGGCCGTTGTGACACAGTTTAACACCCTTCAATTTGATTGTACGGTGGAAGAAATTGTCATGCTTGGCCGAACGCCCCACCTTTCCTTTTTGCAAAAAGAATCAGAGCGGGATCACGTCCTCGTTCAGGATGCCCTAGACAAGGTTGGCATGTCTGAAAAGAAGACACGCTATTATTCGTCCTTATCAGGTGGCGAAAAACAAAGAGTCATCCTAGCGCGTGCCTTGGCTCAGGAACCCAAACTACTTTTATTGGATGAGCCTACTAATCATTTGGACATTAAGTATCAGTTGGAGATGTTGGCCTTGGTCAAGGAACTCGGCATCAATGTTCTCGCAGTTCTCCACGATATTCAACTGGCCTGTCGTTTTTCAGATTATATCTACTTAATGAAAGGGGGTGAGATTGTTGCCCAAGGTGTCCCAAGGGATGCCGTAACCCCACAATCCTTGCAGGCGGTTTATGATGTTCAGAGTCGTATTACCTGGACGGATGACCAGCAGGCAATGATTCAGTATTTATAA
- a CDS encoding TIGR02328 family protein — MRLWHQDLIAKLPRQQLLGQHRECCALRGKGWQRKHATVNYVFDYSPYRLFKYHELIMQEMTERGYRVSSEWLEKEYRGKQMRAYDRLEAETLPDIIYPEHDAAYLQECLDNLKQKGIMI, encoded by the coding sequence ATGAGACTGTGGCATCAAGACTTGATTGCAAAACTACCTCGTCAGCAACTATTAGGACAACACCGAGAATGTTGTGCCCTTCGTGGCAAGGGTTGGCAACGCAAACACGCTACGGTTAACTATGTTTTTGATTATTCTCCATATCGCCTGTTTAAATACCATGAACTCATTATGCAAGAAATGACGGAACGTGGCTATCGTGTCAGCTCCGAGTGGCTAGAAAAGGAGTATCGAGGCAAGCAGATGCGAGCCTACGATAGGCTTGAAGCGGAGACATTACCAGACATCATTTACCCAGAGCATGATGCCGCCTATTTACAGGAATGTCTGGACAATCTCAAGCAAAAAGGAATCATGATCTAA
- a CDS encoding SulP family inorganic anion transporter: protein MDALKYITPKFFTTIKDYSKGQFIKDLVAGVIVAIIALPLSIALAIASGVNPEQGLYTAVVAGFFISFLGGSRVQIGGPTAAFVVIIYGIIAQYGMAGLTVATLMAGLMLIIMGLLRFGDLIKFIPKTITLGFTLGIAVGIVAGQIKDFLGLEMKSVPAEFLEKMIAYGKHLSSISWATLAIGILALLIQIFWPRLSKKIPGSLVAIFVTTAIVAFGHLPVKTIGDLYTIKAGLPSFTVPDLSFSLIRQMISPAFTIAILAAIESLLSCVVSDGMIGGNHRSNAELVGQGVGNIMSALFGGIPATGAIARTAANVKNGGRTPVAGMVHAFTLLLILLFLMPYASLIPMTCLASILMIVGYNMSGWRTVGRMIKRAPKSDVAVLLVTFVLTVFFDLVVAIEFGMVLAAFLFLKRMSDVAQIRQWVDKENLDDPVLSEDSDLKQVPKNTVVYEVFGALFFGAANNFLNVINDETKNVLILRMRNVPAMDISGLDALEETLAICQKRGMTLLLSHVNAQPYRVLEKSGFIQTIGADHICESTDQALEKAAALAKEA, encoded by the coding sequence ATGGACGCTTTAAAATATATCACACCCAAATTTTTCACCACCATCAAGGATTATTCCAAGGGACAGTTCATCAAGGACCTGGTTGCAGGAGTTATCGTGGCTATCATTGCCCTGCCCTTGTCGATTGCCCTAGCGATTGCCTCTGGTGTTAATCCCGAACAAGGTCTTTACACAGCAGTGGTTGCAGGCTTTTTTATTTCCTTTTTAGGAGGTAGTCGGGTTCAGATTGGTGGACCTACCGCAGCCTTCGTTGTCATCATCTATGGCATCATCGCCCAGTATGGCATGGCGGGTCTGACTGTTGCCACACTCATGGCGGGACTCATGCTTATTATCATGGGGCTCCTGCGTTTCGGTGACCTGATTAAATTCATTCCCAAAACCATCACACTTGGCTTTACCTTGGGGATTGCCGTTGGGATTGTGGCTGGACAGATTAAGGATTTTCTAGGCCTTGAGATGAAGTCCGTGCCAGCTGAGTTTCTAGAAAAGATGATTGCCTATGGAAAGCATCTTTCAAGTATTAGTTGGGCGACCCTAGCTATTGGTATTTTGGCCCTGCTCATTCAAATCTTTTGGCCACGCCTTTCTAAGAAAATTCCGGGTTCTCTGGTTGCTATCTTTGTGACCACAGCCATCGTGGCCTTTGGTCATCTCCCAGTCAAAACCATTGGTGACCTTTACACCATCAAGGCGGGACTCCCAAGTTTTACGGTTCCTGACCTATCATTTTCTTTGATTCGTCAAATGATTTCGCCAGCCTTCACCATTGCCATACTAGCAGCTATTGAATCGCTCCTTTCTTGCGTGGTGTCAGATGGCATGATTGGTGGTAATCACCGCTCTAATGCAGAATTGGTCGGTCAAGGTGTCGGGAATATCATGTCAGCCCTCTTTGGTGGGATTCCGGCAACGGGAGCTATTGCCCGTACTGCAGCCAACGTCAAAAATGGCGGACGAACACCAGTAGCGGGTATGGTTCATGCCTTCACCCTACTTCTGATTTTACTCTTCCTCATGCCTTACGCCTCATTGATTCCCATGACCTGTCTGGCCTCAATCCTTATGATTGTCGGTTATAACATGAGTGGTTGGCGTACAGTTGGTCGTATGATCAAACGTGCCCCTAAAAGTGATGTGGCAGTCTTGCTAGTAACCTTTGTCTTAACCGTTTTCTTTGACCTAGTGGTTGCCATCGAATTTGGTATGGTCCTAGCAGCCTTCCTCTTCCTCAAGCGCATGTCCGACGTGGCTCAAATCCGTCAGTGGGTGGACAAGGAAAATCTGGACGATCCAGTTTTGTCTGAAGATAGCGACTTGAAGCAAGTCCCAAAAAACACTGTCGTCTATGAAGTTTTTGGAGCCCTCTTCTTTGGTGCAGCCAATAACTTCTTGAATGTAATCAATGATGAAACTAAGAATGTTCTCATCCTACGCATGCGAAATGTTCCAGCCATGGATATCTCAGGCCTAGATGCCCTTGAAGAAACCCTGGCAATCTGCCAAAAACGTGGCATGACCTTGCTTCTTTCTCACGTTAATGCTCAACCCTACCGAGTACTTGAAAAATCAGGATTTATCCAGACTATAGGAGCAGACCATATCTGCGAGTCGACCGATCAAGCCCTTGAAAAAGCAGCGGCACTAGCAAAAGAAGCCTAG
- a CDS encoding GDSL-type esterase/lipase family protein translates to MDELKEIKLKNYQYLNEVAIKGETLFTGSSLMELFPICEIARSRGVDDIIYNRGISGLNTDEFLQHIHPLLLDLQPSKVFINIGTNDMTEEPYGDQWFQHLTANIRQILEQTQAVLPHTKIYLMAFYPANLHLPWQTKASIQWMKLRTTENLDRCNQALEEIAQTYGCHFINCNAGLVNDRKEQKAEHTYDGVHLYANAYLKVYEALEPYLLN, encoded by the coding sequence ATGGATGAATTAAAAGAAATCAAACTTAAAAATTATCAGTACTTAAATGAGGTTGCTATCAAGGGGGAGACGCTCTTCACAGGTTCATCTCTCATGGAGCTTTTTCCAATTTGTGAAATCGCTAGGAGTAGAGGTGTCGACGACATCATCTACAATCGAGGTATCAGTGGCCTAAATACGGATGAATTTCTCCAGCATATCCATCCCCTACTTTTGGATCTGCAACCGAGCAAGGTGTTTATCAATATCGGTACCAATGACATGACCGAGGAGCCTTATGGAGACCAATGGTTCCAGCATCTGACAGCAAACATCAGGCAGATTCTTGAGCAAACACAAGCTGTCTTGCCCCATACCAAGATTTACCTCATGGCTTTCTACCCAGCCAATCTTCATTTACCTTGGCAGACCAAGGCTTCAATCCAGTGGATGAAACTGCGAACAACTGAAAATCTTGACCGTTGTAATCAGGCACTCGAGGAAATCGCCCAAACCTATGGCTGCCACTTTATTAATTGTAATGCTGGGCTGGTCAATGATAGGAAAGAGCAGAAGGCTGAGCACACCTATGACGGTGTCCACCTTTATGCCAATGCTTACTTAAAAGTCTATGAAGCTCTCGAACCCTACCTCTTGAATTAA
- a CDS encoding alpha/beta hydrolase-fold protein: MTLLINKDFVCHDIQVTVALPESYDSKKAYPVVFLNDGQLDYLGKLEDSVILVGLEPQSRLDDFTPWQAQALRPGSSDFGGKLASYHDHLFGHIFKSITQEFRLDESRMAYGGYSLGGLAAISSLYSSDKMPLLFSICGSFWYPNFVAYCKAHQPINKSCSVYLHNGLTEGANHKNRLAKAPSYAKEVHELIKKQSVSTYSAFDPYGHHDHLQERYDAFSDWLIEQWQL; encoded by the coding sequence ATGACTTTGTTAATAAATAAAGACTTTGTCTGCCATGACATTCAGGTTACAGTTGCCCTTCCTGAGTCCTATGATTCCAAGAAGGCTTATCCAGTAGTTTTTCTGAACGATGGGCAGCTTGATTATCTGGGAAAGTTGGAAGATTCTGTTATCCTGGTTGGACTTGAACCTCAGAGTCGCTTGGATGATTTTACGCCTTGGCAGGCTCAGGCTCTGAGACCTGGAAGCTCTGATTTTGGCGGAAAGCTAGCCAGCTATCATGACCATCTATTTGGGCATATTTTCAAAAGCATCACACAGGAGTTTCGACTGGATGAAAGTCGTATGGCTTACGGAGGATACTCGCTGGGTGGTTTGGCTGCTATTTCCAGTCTTTATAGCAGTGATAAGATGCCTTTGCTCTTCTCCATTTGTGGATCCTTCTGGTATCCAAATTTTGTAGCTTACTGCAAAGCCCACCAGCCCATCAATAAGTCTTGCTCAGTCTATTTACATAACGGTTTGACCGAGGGGGCTAATCATAAGAATAGACTGGCCAAAGCTCCTAGTTATGCCAAAGAAGTGCATGAACTTATCAAAAAACAGAGCGTGTCTACTTATTCAGCATTTGACCCCTACGGACATCATGACCATCTCCAAGAAAGATATGACGCTTTTTCGGATTGGTTGATTGAGCAGTGGCAACTCTGA
- a CDS encoding CPBP family intramembrane glutamic endopeptidase: MSKFISKQSVAIWYALTALLATFLVGQVILWFFPDRSSMGASLLFILMNCIPLIMAAVFSLVLREVKSLGEFFKKVFLQKESPLSWILAIFIPVIYYGISILLMNVRFTGNSLLAFFLYFPWTFLYGGLEEVGWRWFLQEHLYFSKHFITKMMVLSIVWFLWHIPIYQLPWITAGSSNYLIFYLMILGNSFLLGALKEYSKGAVPCILAHMLIDSLAVLMLVQSSLTQIILLVIFEIMIASWLVAMRKS, from the coding sequence ATGAGCAAATTTATTTCAAAACAATCAGTCGCTATCTGGTATGCACTGACTGCCCTCCTTGCTACCTTTCTAGTTGGGCAAGTTATCCTTTGGTTTTTCCCAGATAGGAGTAGTATGGGGGCTTCACTGCTGTTTATCCTAATGAACTGTATTCCCCTGATTATGGCGGCTGTCTTTTCTCTTGTGTTGAGGGAAGTTAAATCCTTGGGGGAATTTTTCAAAAAGGTCTTTCTTCAAAAAGAAAGTCCCCTGTCCTGGATCCTAGCTATCTTCATTCCAGTCATTTATTATGGGATTTCAATCCTGCTCATGAATGTTCGCTTTACTGGGAACTCCCTCTTGGCCTTCTTCCTATATTTCCCCTGGACCTTTTTATATGGCGGTCTGGAAGAAGTCGGTTGGCGTTGGTTTTTACAAGAACATCTTTACTTTAGTAAGCACTTTATAACTAAAATGATGGTTCTTTCCATTGTTTGGTTCCTCTGGCATATCCCTATCTATCAACTCCCTTGGATTACAGCAGGCTCGTCCAACTATCTCATCTTTTACCTGATGATTTTAGGTAATAGCTTTCTTTTGGGAGCTCTTAAAGAGTACTCGAAAGGAGCTGTTCCTTGTATCCTTGCCCATATGCTAATTGATAGTCTGGCTGTTCTCATGCTGGTTCAGAGTTCACTCACTCAGATTATCCTTCTGGTTATTTTTGAAATCATGATAGCCTCTTGGCTAGTGGCTATGAGAAAATCATAG